ACGTGCAGCGGCACGCCGGTGACCGGGTCGAGCTGGAAGTCGCGCGGGATCGCCCGGACCTTGCGGCCGCCGGCGCTGATCTCGAACACGGTGGTCCGGAAACCGCCGGCGTAGATCAGGGTGCGGGTGCGGATGAGGTCGATGGCGATGGCCTGCGGCGGCTGGTTGCCCCCGTAGATGACGGCCGGCACCTGGCCCTGGCGACGAACGGCCCGGGCGGCCCCCTTGCCGACCCGGTCGCGTGCCACGGCCTCAAGCGGCTTCACGGCGCTCATGGCGTGATCCTTAAAACTGGTGTTTGCGGATGGCTCAAACGCCGAAGGCCGCCCCCTCGAGGACGGCCCTGTGAACCGACGTCGCCACGCCCGTTCCCAAGACGGGAATCCGGCCTCCAAGGGTGTCCGGCGGGCGGGGTGCTGCTAGCAGACGCGGGCCCCGATGGCAAGAACTGGCGAGAAGCGGGGATCGACCGGGAGTCGACGCGACCGCCGGACGGATCCTTAACCGGTCCGGCGCGAGCCTGCCCGCCATCCCTCCTCCCACCCGGAGATTGTCCGTGACGCGCCCGATCCTCTGGGCCCTCGGCGTGCTCGCCGGCGCCGTGCTGACCGGCGGACCCGTGATCGAGCGGGTCGCCCGGATCGGACGCGCCCCGGCCGCCGCGTCCTCCCCGGCGGCGCCGGGCATCCCGCCCGGATCCGACGGCAGCGTGACCCTCGCCCAGGACCTGTCCGGTCATTTCCGGGTCCACCCGGAGGTCGAAGGGCAGGTGCTGCGCATGCTGGTCGATACCGGCGCCACGCTCTGCGTTTTCACCCGCGAGGATGCGGGCCGGATCGGGCTCAACGTCACCGAGCGCGACTTCACCGCGCAGGTCGCCACGGCCAACGGGCCGGTGCCGGCCGCCCGCGTGCGGGTGCGGGAGATGCGGATCGGCGAAATCAGGTTGCGCGACGTCGACGCCCTGGTGCTGCCGAGCGGACGCCTCGACACGAGCCTGCTCGGCATGTCGTTCCTGCGCCGCCTGCGCGGGTTCGAGGTCGCGGGAGGCAAGATGATCCTGCGAGGATGACTGATCCTGCGGGGCTGAGCGTGGGACCGGCCGGCCGGGCCCGGCCGGGCGTCATGGGACCGGGCAGGCCCCGCCGTTGCTGTTGCTCACGACGGTCGGCAGCACGACTTCCGGGTTCGAGGTGACCGCGACGTTGTAGACCTTGCCGTTGCGTACCGGCCAGATCACGGTTTCGGTCTGGGTGCCGAGGTTGAACCGCTTGGCCAGGCCGGCGGCGAAGATCGGCTTGTAGGCCATGGTCAGCTCGACGACGAGGTAGCGGGCGCCGGCCTTCTTGTAGGCGTCGGGCACCGTCGGCACGTCGGTCGGTCCGCTCGGCGCCGGCGCGGCGGCGTTGCCGGCCTCCACCTGGTAGGAGCAGACCCTGGCCCTGCCATTGGCGTCGTAGACGCCGATCGCCTTGGCGGCGATTCGCGCCGAGGCGCCGTCATAGGGGGCCAGCACCGCCCGTCCCGCCCTCACGATGGCGGCGAACTGCCCCGGCGAGACGTCCCCCCCCTCCCGCGCCAGCAGATCGGCCACGGCGCGGGCCGACAGGGTCACCTTGCGGAAGTTGCTGACGTAGCCGGCGAGATCCGTGGCGCCGAAGTAGAGCAGCACGAGGAGCGGCAGCACCATCGCGAACTCGACCGCGGCGACGCCGTCCTGTGCGCGCGAGTAGCGCGCAAAGCCGCGCCCGAAGCGCGCGGCATCGCGCCGGAGGCGCAACCCTGCGCCCGGGCGGCCCGGCTTCCCTCGCGCGATCATTGGAACGGCTCCGTGCGGAAGACCACGGTGCTCTGCAGCACCCGCCTGCCATTCGCCAGGGTGTCGGGGTTGAGGAAGCCGAAGAAGACCGGGAACTCCACCGCCGCCTGCACGATCACGATCTGGTTCGAACCCGGGTTCTGGTAATGCGTGCCGAAATCGGTCCGCCAGTCGCGCCTGGCGCCGTCGACCGGGCTCTGCGGCGTGAGGTCGGAGCCGTCGGCCATCGCCAGCACGTCGACCTTGACGCTGCTGCACGAGAAGATCGTCACCCGGCCGTGGCAGATCGCGTCCTTGAACTTCTGCAAGGCGACCGCCTGCGCGGTGGTGTCGGGCGGCGGGGCCGGATCGCCGGACCGGGCCGCCTGGAACTGCCCGGTATAGAGCTGGCGCGACGCGCTCGAGACCGCATTGTCGAGGACCTGGCCGGCGAAGAAGGCGAGCGCGGTCTCGACGATCGCCGCGACGAGACAGAGGAACGGCATCGCGATCAGCGCGAATTCCACCGCTGTCGCCCCCTCGCGGTCGGACGGGAACCGGGCGACCCGCGCGCCGATCCGGCCGCAGAGCGCGGGGACCCGTCCGGCCGGCTTTCCGACGGCATCGAGCGGGCGGTGACGGGGCATGGCGCGGTTCAGGTCCGGAGGGAGGGGCGGCGACTGGACCGAGGCGAACCGGCGGAATGGCGCCTCGCGGGCAGGATCGATCGCTGACGGTCGCTTGCGGCGGCGGCGCGACGGGAGTGCCGTGAGAGACTTCTATGGGTCGAAGCGTTGCGGATCGGTTGCGCCGATCGTCGAGACTTCAGCGCCCCGCCGCAGCCGCGGCCCCGGCGCCCGCGATCGCCAGCGAGTTGCGCTGGCCGGTCTGGGCGCTCACCTCGGAGAAGTAGCGCTGCGCGTCGCCGAGCTGCACCGCCGGCTGGCAGGCCGGCGTGCAGGAATAGGATTCGCGCTCGAGCCCGCGCTGCACCGTCACCACCGACGGGCTGCCCGCCCGCACGCTGATCGCGGTTTCCGCCAGCATGGTGCCGGCTCCGTCCAGGGCGATGAGGTTGGTGCTGCCGAAGCTCTTGCCGGTCAGGACCACGATTCCGTTCCGCTGCAGCGACACGTCGGCGATGATCGGGTTGCCGACGATCACCGTGGCGGTGCGTTCCGGAAGGCGGATCACCTTGGCGTTGTCGACCGAGACCGTCACCGTCGATCCGTCGTTCGCCCGCGCGGCGGCGGGGGCCAGGAGCACGGCGGCAGAGAGTACGGCGGCGGAGAGCGCGGCGGACACGACGAGCGCGGACGCCAGGACGCTGGCGGCGGAGGGCAGGCCCGCTGCGCGCGGAAGGCTCGGATCGCGGTGCGGGCTCATCGGCGGATGGTCTTTCGGACGCGTCTCATGACATCCGACAGTCAAGCGCCGGACGGTTGACAAACCGCTAAGCCCGGTGCGGCGACCCGGCGTCATAGCGCCCGAAAAGCCGATGGACCGATCGTTAACCAAGGCGGCGATTTCGGTTCAGCGACACGGGAGCGACGATCGTTTTAACCCAACCTCAACGTGGCCCGCATAGCTTGTCGTCAGTCCCGATCGGCGCCAGTCGATTGTCGACGGACTAACCGAGACCACTGAGGCGGGAACCGAGTTATGATCACCAAGCTGAAGCGTTTCGTCAGCGACGAGTCCGGCGCCACCGCGATCGAGTACGGCCTGATCGCGACCCTGATCGCCCTCGCGGTGATCGTCGCCGCCGGCACGGTCGGCAACAACCTGGGCAACCAGTTCAACAAGATCGCCAACAGCCTCAAGTAAGACAGGCGCTCGATCGCGCGGCGATCGGGCCTTGCTCCGCGCATTGGATTTGACGGCATCTCGTTCGACGGGAGGACCTCCTCCGCATCGGGCGATGCATTTTCGACGGTGTTGTCTGGACGTCATGGGCCGACCCGCATCCGGCGGGTCGGCGCGTCCCAGGAGATGCGAGACGCCGAGACCGCCCCTCCACCGGCGGCCCGGCCCCGCATACCCGCTTTCCTGCCGCGAGCCCGCATGGCCAGCCTCTGCCTCCTCGTCGTGTTCCCGTTCCTGATGGCCTACGCGGCCATGAGCGACATCCTCACGATGACGATCCCCAACCGGGTGAGCGCGGCGCTCGTCGGAGCCTTCACGCTGCTCGCCGTCGCGACCGGGCTCGACTGGGCGCTTATCGCCGCGCATGCCGGGGCCGGCCTCCTGGTTCTGGCGATCGGGTTCGGGCTGTTCTCGGCCGGCGTGATCGGCGGCGGCGATGCCAAGCTGGCGGCGGCGACCGCCCTGTGGCTCGGCTCCGGCCCCCTGCTCGACTACGTGGTGAACGCCTCGATGCTCGGCGGCGTCCTGGCGCTGGCCATCCTGGCGATGCGCCGCCATCCCCTGCCCGGCTTCGCGGCGGCGTGGCCCTTCGCCGTGCACCTGCACGACCGATCGGTCGGCATGCCCTACGGCGTGGCGCTCGCGGCCTCGGCCCTCGTCACCTGCCCCTCGGCCACGCTCTGGCGCCTTGCCCTGCCGGGCTGAACCCCCGGCCCCCCGGGCGTACGGTCTTCATGCATCCGATCCGGGACAGGAGCGACGGTGCCCCAGGGGGCGGCCGTCGCTCAGCCCTGTCCGGCGACCGGGACGGTCCGCCTGGACCGATCGCGACG
This sequence is a window from Methylobacterium sp. SyP6R. Protein-coding genes within it:
- a CDS encoding retropepsin-like aspartic protease family protein, which translates into the protein MTRPILWALGVLAGAVLTGGPVIERVARIGRAPAAASSPAAPGIPPGSDGSVTLAQDLSGHFRVHPEVEGQVLRMLVDTGATLCVFTREDAGRIGLNVTERDFTAQVATANGPVPAARVRVREMRIGEIRLRDVDALVLPSGRLDTSLLGMSFLRRLRGFEVAGGKMILRG
- a CDS encoding TadE/TadG family type IV pilus assembly protein — translated: MIARGKPGRPGAGLRLRRDAARFGRGFARYSRAQDGVAAVEFAMVLPLLVLLYFGATDLAGYVSNFRKVTLSARAVADLLAREGGDVSPGQFAAIVRAGRAVLAPYDGASARIAAKAIGVYDANGRARVCSYQVEAGNAAAPAPSGPTDVPTVPDAYKKAGARYLVVELTMAYKPIFAAGLAKRFNLGTQTETVIWPVRNGKVYNVAVTSNPEVVLPTVVSNSNGGACPVP
- a CDS encoding TadE/TadG family type IV pilus assembly protein; this translates as MPRHRPLDAVGKPAGRVPALCGRIGARVARFPSDREGATAVEFALIAMPFLCLVAAIVETALAFFAGQVLDNAVSSASRQLYTGQFQAARSGDPAPPPDTTAQAVALQKFKDAICHGRVTIFSCSSVKVDVLAMADGSDLTPQSPVDGARRDWRTDFGTHYQNPGSNQIVIVQAAVEFPVFFGFLNPDTLANGRRVLQSTVVFRTEPFQ
- a CDS encoding pilus assembly protein N-terminal domain-containing protein — protein: MSPHRDPSLPRAAGLPSAASVLASALVVSAALSAAVLSAAVLLAPAAARANDGSTVTVSVDNAKVIRLPERTATVIVGNPIIADVSLQRNGIVVLTGKSFGSTNLIALDGAGTMLAETAISVRAGSPSVVTVQRGLERESYSCTPACQPAVQLGDAQRYFSEVSAQTGQRNSLAIAGAGAAAAAGR
- a CDS encoding Flp family type IVb pilin — translated: MITKLKRFVSDESGATAIEYGLIATLIALAVIVAAGTVGNNLGNQFNKIANSLK
- a CDS encoding A24 family peptidase; translated protein: MASLCLLVVFPFLMAYAAMSDILTMTIPNRVSAALVGAFTLLAVATGLDWALIAAHAGAGLLVLAIGFGLFSAGVIGGGDAKLAAATALWLGSGPLLDYVVNASMLGGVLALAILAMRRHPLPGFAAAWPFAVHLHDRSVGMPYGVALAASALVTCPSATLWRLALPG